A genomic segment from uncultured Alistipes sp. encodes:
- a CDS encoding endonuclease/exonuclease/phosphatase family protein: protein MLFCLAAGASACHDLEGDNSDFDLGFASGNGGSNPYVDGYDRLDNSLRLATYNTHRCEGPITQDPDYDRAHYDMTAKVISLVAPDAIALQELDENTSWHRVSQIEELAKRTGMHATFGRAIDQRGGQYGNGILSREEPLSTDILSLPNPAQTEARIALVAEFERFVFIATHFCHKSEVNRTEAARELNEYAAEHFQTSDKPVYLAGDLNLNRTTSDAFIELLKSWKIISSNDYTMSTGNTRIDYVLVYTGNQASYEVLGAAVPTFSEIDVYTVSDHLPVFVDLKKE from the coding sequence TTGTTATTCTGCTTGGCAGCAGGTGCATCCGCCTGCCACGATCTGGAAGGGGACAATTCCGATTTTGATCTCGGATTTGCCTCCGGGAATGGCGGTTCAAATCCTTATGTCGATGGTTACGACCGGCTGGACAACTCCCTGCGCCTGGCAACCTACAATACTCATCGCTGCGAAGGGCCTATTACACAGGATCCGGACTATGATCGGGCGCACTACGACATGACGGCCAAGGTCATCAGCCTTGTGGCACCCGATGCCATTGCCCTTCAGGAACTGGATGAAAATACCTCTTGGCATCGTGTCTCGCAGATTGAGGAACTGGCGAAACGTACGGGAATGCATGCCACGTTCGGTCGTGCCATCGACCAGCGGGGAGGGCAGTACGGCAACGGGATTCTCTCGCGCGAAGAGCCTCTCTCGACCGATATACTTTCCCTGCCAAACCCCGCTCAAACCGAAGCCCGCATCGCTCTGGTAGCCGAATTCGAGCGTTTCGTCTTCATCGCCACGCACTTCTGTCACAAATCGGAGGTTAACCGTACGGAGGCTGCCAGGGAGCTGAATGAATATGCCGCAGAACACTTCCAGACGTCGGACAAGCCAGTCTATCTGGCTGGAGACCTGAATCTGAACAGGACGACGTCGGATGCTTTCATTGAACTGCTCAAAAGCTGGAAAATCATCTCCTCGAATGACTACACGATGTCTACGGGAAACACCCGCATCGACTACGTTTTGGTTTACACAGGCAATCAGGCTTCTTATGAAGTACTCGGAGCAGCCGTTCCGACTTTCTCGGAGATCGATGTCTATACCGTCTCGGACCACCTGCCTGTTTTCGTAGACCTCAAGAAAGAGTAA